The following coding sequences lie in one Anguilla rostrata isolate EN2019 chromosome 8, ASM1855537v3, whole genome shotgun sequence genomic window:
- the LOC135260965 gene encoding transmembrane protein 200C-like yields the protein MIATGGLLRISARRQDSLRAKNRAENKRKRKAKKKRKNDVVVIKGKLKLFSISGLVAAVGVVILLVGVAMAMLGYWPKESLAYPESQLSGKVEKHQSSFNRTLPESNNWTVSGTLGFSVSEDLVNYSQTNGTDTATPPLGVIDRFLARCLYSDELKVFGPLVMGVGIFLFICANAVLHENRDRNTKIINLRDIYSTVIDIHSLRTKDCTPLNGFVNYVQSRSIDGKPGPAYNAAMLARSSWPSTVSGKAQERVGPRPFGRRSSSSRERQTFTDTVYSIYRDQNRTIERAPVPKPWETRTIVTSSVNAFTLPVIKLNNCVLEEPKRLGGGEGRGDTGDAPEEVQADCSRGDGSGDKTKAESSRAGPFVCQGSAETQEGSGGQQGAPRASLQGSQAQLLPPSPGLRPIGSHVSLSALSDYSRCVDPGASPSGQGDRTRRLSCPRLDRSCSKGYIKLGDLGGESFESSDTGAPIMTVTGEGVSQGQASQATPHPGAGASNKPPRGSPWKYFNREKLVMISQSNPSEEDGELESTGI from the coding sequence ATGATCGCCACCGGGGGTCTGCTGCGGATATCAGCTAGGCGCCAGGACTCGCTCCGGGCCAAGAACCGAGCCGAGAACAAACGGAAGAGGAAAGccaagaagaagaggaagaacgACGTGGTCGTAATCAAGGGCAAACTGAAGCTCTTCTCCATCTCGGGGCTGGTGGCTGCCGTGGGCGTGGTCATCCtgctggtgggcgtggccatggCCATGCTGGGCTACTGGCCAAAGGAAAGTCTGGCTTACCCAGAATCTCAGCTGTCTGGAAAGGTGGAAAAACATCAGAGCAGCTTCAACAGAACTCTGCCTGAGTCCAACAACTGGACAGTAAGTGGTACGCTTGGGTTCTCAGTGAGTGAGGACCTGGTGAACTACAGCCAGACTAATGGAACTGACACAGCTACTCCTCCCTTaggtgtgattgacaggttcTTGGCCAGGTGCCTGTACTCTGATGAACTCAAGGTCTTTGGCCCGTTGGTAATGGGTGTCGGCATATTCCTCTTCATCTGCGCCAACGCCGTGCTTCATGAGAACCGGGACAGAAATACTAAGATCATCAATCTGAGGGACATCTACTCAACCGTTATCGACATCCACAGTTTGCGCACCAAAGATTGCACACCACTCAATGGATTTGTGAACTACGTGCAGTCGAGGAGCATAGACGGGAAGCCAGGCCCCGCCTACAACGCTGCCATGCTGGCCCGTAGCTCCTGGCCCTCCACGGTTTCGGGGAAAGCGCAAGAGCGGGTCGGGCCCAGGCCCTTCGGCCGGAGGAGCAGCTCCTCACGCGAGAGGCAGACCTTCACAGACACTGTCTACAGCATCTACCGGGACCAGAACCGGACCATAGAACGGGCCCCGGTTCCCAAGCCTTGGGAGACCAGAACCATAGTCACCTCTTCAGTGAACGCTTTCACTCTCCCAGTGATCAAACTGAACAATTGCGTGCTGGAGGAGCCCAAACGCttggggggaggtgagggtcGGGGAGACACTGGCGACGCGCCCGAGGAGGTGCAGGCAGATTGTAGCCGTGGCGACGGCAGTGGAGACAAAACCAAAGCGGAGTCCTCGAGGGCCGGCCCCTTTGTTTGCCAGGGCTCGGCCGAAACGCAGGAGGGTTCAGGCGGACAGCAGGGAGCGCCTCGCGCATCTCTGCAGGGGTCGCAAGCCCAGCTCCTGCCCCCCTCGCCCGGGCTGAGGCCGATAGGGTCACACGTGTCGCTCAGCGCGCTGTCGGATTACTCCAGATGCGTGGACCCGGGCGCCTCCCCATCGGGGCAGGGGGACAGAACCCGGCGCCTCAGCTGTCCCCGTCTGGACCGGTCCTGCAGCAAGGGCTACATTAAGCTGGGAGACCTGGGAGGGGAGTCATTCGAGTCGTCCGACACGGGCGCCCCCATAATGACGGTCACGGGCGAAGGGGTATCTCAGGGACAAGCATCGCAGGCCACGCCTCACCCCGGGGCGGGAGCCTCAAACAAGCCGCCTCGAGGGTCGCCATGGAAATACTTCAACAGGGAAAAGTTGGTAATGATCTCCCAGTCAAATCCCTCTGAGGAGGACGGGGAACTCGAGAGCACTGGCATTTGA
- the LOC135260319 gene encoding serine/threonine-protein kinase pim-1-like — protein sequence MPILANLLDFLSLQPGQEVRTPREVRLMGLVNENTGHPNILRLYEWFDAPDCYVMVLERPDPCKDLVDFCYTQNKKVMDEQQARAVIDQLLYALLHCQHAGVFHRDVKPTNILINTETLRVILIDFGCGTSWKDTPFSSFAGTTDFSPPEWFEEGLYQAGPFTVWSLGVTVFAIVCGYLPFNPDDGHESMSRVHFPTGLSSEIKDFMSRCLAPEVNERVTLEELQRHPWLHPTCLQQVGFRKRKMRREEDGEQKRSSSDSLIPAKCLRKDQDEWLQLLASPTPGGEGQGHEGKGLSEHGPQAPVLSLGHEQQRARCSPRKLEPTEDDHLSHGQSSEQFLSACSSLRSYYSCQSTEFWNVLFF from the exons ATGCCCATTCTAGCCAACCTGCTTGACTTCCTCTCTCTACAGCCTGGACAGGAAGTCAGAACACCTCGGGAGGTGAGGCTAATGGGCCTTGTGAATGAGAACACGGGTCATCCTAACATCCTGCGGCTCTACGAGTGGTTCGATGCCCCAGACTGCTATGTGATGGTTCTAGAGCGGCCTGACCCCTGTAAGGACCTGGTGGACTTCTGCTACACCCAGAACAAAAAAGTGATGGATGAACAGCAGGCCCGGGCAGTGATAGACCAGCTGCTTTACGCCCTCCTGCACTGCCAGCATGCAGGAGTGTTCCATCGGGATGTGAAACCAACCAACATCCTGATAAACACGGAGACCCTGCGTGTCATCCTCATTGATTTTGGGTGTGGAACTTCCTGGAAGGACACGCCTTTCAGTTCCTTCGCAG GCACCACTGACTTCTCACCTCCAGAGTGGTTTGAGGAGGGGCTGTACCAGGCTGGGCCCTTCACAGTGTGGTCCCTCGGGGTCACAGTGTTTGCCATCGTTTGTGGCTACCTGCCATTTAACCCGGACGATGGCCATGAGAGCATGAGCAGAGTCCACTTCCCTACAGGGCTGTCCTCAG AAATCAAGGACTTCATGAGCAGGTGTTTGGCACCAGAGGTGAACGAACGAGTGACGCTAGAAGAGCTCCAGCGTCACCCGTGGCTCCACCCCACCTGCTTACAACAAG TGGGattcaggaagaggaagatgaggagggaggaagatggAGAGCAGAAAAGGAGCTCCTCTGACTCTCTCATTCCCGCAAAGTGCCTCCGGAAAG ATCAAGATGAATGGCTTCAGCTTCTGGCATCACCTACTCCAGGAGGAGAAGGCCAAGGCCATGAAGGAAAGGGGCTGAGTGAACATGGTCCCCAGGCCCCCGTACTCAGCCTTGGCCATGAGCAGCAACGAGCACGCTGCTCGCCTCGGAAGCTGGAGCCCACAGAGGATGACCATCTGAGCCACGGCCAAAGCAGTGAGCAGTTCCTATCCGCCTGCTCCTCTTTGCGGTCGTATTACAGCTGTCAATCCACAG agttttggaatgttttgtttttttaa